The genome window CCATGTTCGACCCGCCCCGCATCACCGGGTGCTTTGTCGCTCATCCTCGCAATAGCTGCGGCTATTGCGGTGGTTTGCTTCGCGCACTCGGTGCGCGGATGCGTGTCTGGGCATGTACGCAAACTTATAGCTTGAGGTACTAGGTGCTGCGCAGGCTTTGCATCGGTGGAGTGGACAACACCTGCCGCACGCCAAGCGTCCCGGTTACAGTCACCAGCGCGGTGCTCAGCAGTATGGCGGCTAGAATCGGCCAGGCGCTCGGCTGGTAGGGAATGTCGAGAAAGCGCACGCAGGCCACCGCGCCGGCAGCCAGCGCCACGCCGCTCCCGAGTACGGCCGCGGCACCGCCCAGCAGGGCAAAACGCAGGGTATAGATGGTCCCCAGCTGGCGGCGGCTGGCACCCAGAGTGCGCAGCACCGCCGCTTCGGTCAGCAGACGGCTGCGCTCGGCCAGGACGGCGGCCAGCAGGACGGCGAGCCCGGCCAGCACGGTGAAGCCGGCCAGAAACCCGGTGGCGCGGCTCAGGCGCGACACCATGTCCTGCAGGGTGCTGGTCATGGCGTCAAGATCAATCGCCGTCAGGTTGGGGTAGCGCTGAACCAGGGTGCGCAGCAACGCGTCGGCTTTGTTGGGGGCTATGTAGTAGCTGGTGACGTAGGTCGCCGGCAACGCGTCCAGGGCACCGGGCGAAAAGACCACGAAGAAGTTACTGCGCAGGCTCTCCCAATGGACCTCGCGCAGGCTGGTGATGACGCCGGTAACCTGCTGGCCGCTCACTTCGAAGGTGATGGTGCTGCCCAGGCCCACGCCCAGGGCCTGCGCCCACTCGTCCTCGGCCGAGATTTGCGCTGGTGTTGACGGGTCTGCGACCGGATCGCTCCACCAACGGCCGGCCAGCAGCGGGTTGTCGGGTTCGGGGTCGGCGCGCCAGGTAAGGTTGTTCTCGCGGTCCAGGTAGCGGCGCGCCCGCATCCCTGTGGCCGGTTTTGGCGGCTGGCCATCGATGGCGCTAAGGCGCGCTCGCACCATGGGCCGCAGGTCCACACCCTGCGCACCACCGTCGACCAGCATGCGCTGCACTTCGTCACGCTGGTCGGGTTGCACGTCGATCAGGAACCGGTTCGGGGCTTCCACTGGCACGCGCAATTGCCACTGCCGTAACAAATCGGCTTCCACCAGTGCCGGCGCCAGGATCGCCAGTACGCCGAATCCCAGCGCCGCCACCGCGAGCACGGTATGCATGGGCGCGCGGCCGAATGCCGCCGTCGCGTAACGCCAGGCAAACGGCCCGGCCCCTGACATTCGGCGTGCCAGCAGCGCCAGCAGACGCGCGCCCAAGCCGAACAGCGCGGCCGCCGCCAGCAGCAGGCCCAGTGCCACCAACCCGCGGTCGACACTCCCGCTGAGCCATCCATACACGCCAGCGCACAGCAGCAGAGCCAGGACCAGACCCCAGCCTTCAACCCCCGCGAAACCCCCGCCGCCCCCACTGGGTGCACGCAGCACCGCCACGGGCGGCGTGCTGCCCAGGCGCATCAGGGGTGGCGTGGCGACAGCAAGGCTGACCAGCAACGCCAGCAGCACGGCTACAGGCAGTACACCAAAACTGGCTGGCGGCAGATCCGGGGGTATCAGTCCGCTCAGCAGCAGCGGCAGCAGCCGCTCGAGCGCATTGCCGGCGGCGGCCCCGAGCAGGCCGCCCAAAAGCGCAACGGTTGTTATCAAACCGGCGTAGGTCAGCAGTATCAGCCGCTGGCTGGCGCCCAGAGCCTTCAGCGTGGCCGCAGTCAGCAGACGGCGCTCGGTCAGGTTGGCTGTGGCCAGTACCACCGCCGCCGCCGCCAGCACGACACCCGCCAGGGCCACCAGACGCAGGAAGTCGGTCGCTTGCTGCGTGATGTCGCGGGTCTCTTGGATGCCATCTTTGGCGGTTTCTACGGCAAGCTGGTCCGGCAGCGCGGCTTTGAGCTGCGCCAGCAAGGCGCTGCGGCTGGCCGCCGGTGGGTCGTATAGCAGCCGACTACGCACGCGACTTTGCGCTGACACCAGACGCGTTGCTGGCAGGTCGGACAAATTCATCAGAACCCGTGGGCCGATGCTGAAGGCGCCGGCCACGCGGTCCGGTTCGTTGGCAATGGTGCCGGCCACGGTAAACACGCTGTAACCCAGGTCAATGCGATCGCCGATGCCGATGCCCAGTTGCGCCAGCAGCACCGGTTCCACCCACAGCTCTCCGGTTGCCGGAGCGTGTTGCGCGCCATGGCCGTCGATCACGAGCTCGCCGAGCAGCGGATAGGCGTCATCGACAGCCTTGAGCTCAACCAGACGCAGGCGGTCGGCTGCTGAAGCCATGGTGGGCAGTTCCAGAACCGTGGCCGCCGGACGCAAGCTTGCCGGAAGGCCCGCCGCGACCGACCGCAAGTCCCGTTGCTCCGTGACCTGTACCGAGCCGCCCAGCAGAACCGCGGCGCGGGCGTCGATAGCGGCCTGGACGCGCTGGGCGAAACCGCTGACGCTGGTCAGCGCCGCGACGCCTATGACCACCGCCAGCAACATGGCCAGCAGCAACGGGTCAGGTCGTCGCAGTTCGCCGCGCAGCAAGCGGCCGGCGGTGCGCAGTTCGCTCATGCCGGGACTACTCAACCAGGCGCCCGGCATTGAGTGTGAGTCGCCGGTCGACGCGAGCGGCAAGCGCCTCGTCGTGAGTGACTACCACCAGGGTGGTAACGCGTTCGCGATTCAGGTCGAGCATCAACTCCAGCACCCCTGCCGCGCTGGCGGCGTCGAGGCTGCCGGTTGGCTCGTCCGCGAACAGCACCTGCGGCTGACCGACAAAGGCGCGCGCCAGCGCCACACGCTGCTGTTCGCCACCGGACAGGGTGGGTGGATAGTGCTGGGCGCGCTCGGCCAGTCCGACCCGATCGAGCATTTCGCGGGCGCGGTCGCGGGCATTACGCTCGCCACGCAGCTCCAGCGGCAGGGCCACGTTGTCGAGCGCAGTCAGGTTACCGAGCAACTGGAAATTCTGGAATACGAAGCCGACGTGGCCCCGGCGCAGGGCGGCGCGGGCGTCTTCATCAAGAGCCGTCAGCTCGGCTCCGGCAAGCCACAGGCGGCCAGCGCTCGGCAGGTCCAACCCGGCCAACAGCGCCAGTAACGTGGTCTTGCCGCTGCCGGATGGGCCGACGATGGCGCAGCGTTCACCGGCTTCGATAGCCAGGTCGACGGGCTGTAATATGTCCAGCCTTCCTTGCGGCGAGGTAACCCATTTGGCGACCCCCTGGGCGCGTATCACAAGCATTTGTCTCCTGTTGTGGGTGGGTTTCGCTCAGGCCGCTCCGACTCTGCCGCCTGGGTCTATCGTTGTGCTCGGCGACAGTCTGAGCGCGGGCTACGGGCTGCCCTCAGGCGCGGCCTGGCCGCAGCGGCTCGCCACGGCGCTGCACCAGCACAAGCTGCCCTGGACCGTGGTCAACGCAGCCATCAGTGGCGACACCAGTGCCGGCGGGCGGGCCCGCCTGGCGGCGCTGCTGGCCGCCGAGCAGCCGGTGTTGGTGTTGGTCGAACTGGGCGCCAACGATGCCCTGCGCGGCCAGCCACTTGCCACCACGGGTGACAATCTGCGCGCCATCATCGGCCAGGTGCAGGCGAGCGGCGCCCGCGCCGGGCTGATTGGCATGGAAATTCCGCCAAACTTTGGCCCCGTCTACACGCGCCAGTTTCGAACCATGTACCGGCAGGTGGCCGATGACACCGGCGCACCGCTGCTGCCGTTTCTGCTGGCACCGATCGCCACCGACCCGACGGCTTTTCTGGAAGATGGCATCCACCCCACGGCGGCTGCACAGGCGCCGATCGCCGAGCATGTGGCGGATTGGCTGAACGCCGCTTTTGGCCTGCCGCCACTTGCGCTCGCAAGCACCGGCCGCTGAGCCGGTCGGCGAAGGCCGCATCAACCGCGAGCGCCCGCCGGTGAGTCCGGCAACGTGATGTTCAGCTCCAGAATGTCGCAGTCGGCCTGGCGGTCGACGTCCACCTTGACGGCGCTGTCGTCCACCTTCACGTAACGGCGGACCACTTCAAGCAGGTCGCGTTGCAGATCAACGAAATATGCCGGCCGACTGTTCTCGCGCCGCTGATGGGCGATGACAATTTGCAGCCGCTCCTTGGCGACCGAGGCGCTCGGTTTGCGTCCGCTACGCAGGAATTCGAAGATTCTCACGCCCGCCCTCCGCCGAACAGTCGTCGCAGCAAACCGCGCTCTTCGGTTACGAAGCGCAGCGGTTTCTGCTCACCAAGAAAACGCGACACGGTGTCGGAGTAGGCCAGCGCGGCGTCGGTGTTGGCGTCCAGAATCACCGGCGTGCCGGCGTTGGAGGCGGCCAGCACGGTCGCCGATTCCGGGATCACGCCCAGCAGCGGTATTCCGAGAATGTCGCCA of Immundisolibacter sp. contains these proteins:
- a CDS encoding ABC transporter permease produces the protein MSELRTAGRLLRGELRRPDPLLLAMLLAVVIGVAALTSVSGFAQRVQAAIDARAAVLLGGSVQVTEQRDLRSVAAGLPASLRPAATVLELPTMASAADRLRLVELKAVDDAYPLLGELVIDGHGAQHAPATGELWVEPVLLAQLGIGIGDRIDLGYSVFTVAGTIANEPDRVAGAFSIGPRVLMNLSDLPATRLVSAQSRVRSRLLYDPPAASRSALLAQLKAALPDQLAVETAKDGIQETRDITQQATDFLRLVALAGVVLAAAAVVLATANLTERRLLTAATLKALGASQRLILLTYAGLITTVALLGGLLGAAAGNALERLLPLLLSGLIPPDLPPASFGVLPVAVLLALLVSLAVATPPLMRLGSTPPVAVLRAPSGGGGGFAGVEGWGLVLALLLCAGVYGWLSGSVDRGLVALGLLLAAAALFGLGARLLALLARRMSGAGPFAWRYATAAFGRAPMHTVLAVAALGFGVLAILAPALVEADLLRQWQLRVPVEAPNRFLIDVQPDQRDEVQRMLVDGGAQGVDLRPMVRARLSAIDGQPPKPATGMRARRYLDRENNLTWRADPEPDNPLLAGRWWSDPVADPSTPAQISAEDEWAQALGVGLGSTITFEVSGQQVTGVITSLREVHWESLRSNFFVVFSPGALDALPATYVTSYYIAPNKADALLRTLVQRYPNLTAIDLDAMTSTLQDMVSRLSRATGFLAGFTVLAGLAVLLAAVLAERSRLLTEAAVLRTLGASRRQLGTIYTLRFALLGGAAAVLGSGVALAAGAVACVRFLDIPYQPSAWPILAAILLSTALVTVTGTLGVRQVLSTPPMQSLRST
- a CDS encoding ABC transporter ATP-binding protein, with amino-acid sequence MLVIRAQGVAKWVTSPQGRLDILQPVDLAIEAGERCAIVGPSGSGKTTLLALLAGLDLPSAGRLWLAGAELTALDEDARAALRRGHVGFVFQNFQLLGNLTALDNVALPLELRGERNARDRAREMLDRVGLAERAQHYPPTLSGGEQQRVALARAFVGQPQVLFADEPTGSLDAASAAGVLELMLDLNRERVTTLVVVTHDEALAARVDRRLTLNAGRLVE
- a CDS encoding arylesterase, producing the protein MLGDSLSAGYGLPSGAAWPQRLATALHQHKLPWTVVNAAISGDTSAGGRARLAALLAAEQPVLVLVELGANDALRGQPLATTGDNLRAIIGQVQASGARAGLIGMEIPPNFGPVYTRQFRTMYRQVADDTGAPLLPFLLAPIATDPTAFLEDGIHPTAAAQAPIAEHVADWLNAAFGLPPLALASTGR
- the minE gene encoding cell division topological specificity factor MinE; the protein is MRIFEFLRSGRKPSASVAKERLQIVIAHQRRENSRPAYFVDLQRDLLEVVRRYVKVDDSAVKVDVDRQADCDILELNITLPDSPAGARG